One genomic segment of Nitrospinota bacterium includes these proteins:
- the ilvD gene encoding dihydroxy-acid dehydratase, with product MNSDRIKKGVTRAPHRALLYGTGVTQRAMGRPFIALVSSFTDFIPGHAGMRDLERYIEKGVHSGGGQMFYTSVPGICDGIAMGHKGMHYSLATRDLIADIIECVITAHAFDGVIFLTNCDKITPGMLMAAGRLNLPSVVVTAGPMQSGMFKEKRRSLVRDTFEAVGQRQKNEIDDKHLEGLELCTCDGPGSCQGLYTANTMACLTEAMGMSITGCATGMATSAKKRRIAMDSGEEVVELVRKGVRARDIMTNKAFENAVMLDLALGGSTNTVLHLPAIARDAGVPFEIELFDKLSKTTPQITSIRPGGEYFMEDLEYAGGIPAVMKSLKSVLNDVPTVTGKSIGTIADEAIIENSDVIRSMDEAYKKEGGIAILKGNIAPDGAVVKQSAVSEKMMKFTGKAKIYDSEEAVMEAIMKGAVKPGDVLVVRYEGPKGGPGMREMLSPTSAISGMGLGDSVALITDGRFSGGTRGPCIGHISPEAMEGGPIALVNEGDSITIDIPGRSIRVDITDAEMEKRRKGWKKPEPKIKEGYMTRYAKMVSSAAQGAVLD from the coding sequence ATGAACAGCGACAGGATAAAAAAGGGTGTAACCAGGGCGCCGCACAGGGCGCTTCTGTACGGAACAGGCGTCACGCAGAGAGCGATGGGGCGGCCGTTCATTGCACTCGTAAGCAGCTTTACCGATTTTATTCCTGGTCACGCCGGGATGCGCGACCTTGAGCGCTATATCGAAAAAGGGGTTCATTCAGGCGGCGGTCAGATGTTCTACACCTCCGTTCCCGGCATCTGCGACGGTATCGCCATGGGTCACAAGGGGATGCACTACTCCCTCGCAACCCGCGACCTCATCGCCGACATAATAGAGTGCGTAATAACGGCTCACGCGTTTGACGGAGTAATTTTCCTCACCAACTGCGACAAGATAACGCCGGGGATGCTGATGGCGGCGGGTCGGCTCAATCTCCCATCGGTCGTTGTGACCGCCGGACCGATGCAGAGCGGAATGTTCAAGGAGAAACGGCGCTCCCTTGTGCGCGACACATTCGAGGCCGTAGGGCAGAGGCAGAAGAACGAGATCGACGACAAGCATCTCGAAGGTTTGGAGTTGTGCACATGCGACGGACCCGGATCGTGCCAGGGGCTTTACACGGCGAATACGATGGCGTGCCTCACCGAAGCGATGGGGATGTCGATAACCGGCTGCGCGACAGGGATGGCGACAAGCGCCAAGAAGAGACGCATCGCGATGGATAGCGGCGAAGAGGTTGTCGAGCTGGTGCGCAAAGGTGTGCGGGCAAGGGACATAATGACCAATAAGGCTTTCGAGAACGCGGTGATGCTCGATCTCGCTCTCGGCGGCTCCACAAACACGGTGCTTCATCTTCCGGCGATAGCGCGCGACGCTGGCGTTCCGTTCGAGATAGAGCTTTTCGACAAGCTGAGCAAGACTACCCCGCAGATCACGTCGATACGCCCTGGCGGAGAATATTTCATGGAGGACCTCGAATACGCTGGCGGAATCCCTGCCGTGATGAAATCACTGAAGAGCGTTTTGAACGACGTACCTACGGTAACAGGCAAATCGATAGGGACCATTGCCGACGAAGCGATAATCGAAAACAGCGATGTCATCCGCTCGATGGATGAGGCGTACAAGAAGGAGGGGGGGATAGCGATATTGAAAGGGAACATCGCTCCTGACGGAGCGGTGGTAAAGCAGTCCGCAGTATCGGAGAAGATGATGAAGTTCACCGGGAAGGCGAAGATCTACGACTCCGAGGAAGCGGTCATGGAGGCGATCATGAAGGGAGCCGTCAAGCCGGGCGATGTGCTGGTAGTCCGTTACGAAGGGCCGAAAGGGGGCCCCGGTATGAGGGAGATGCTTTCCCCTACATCGGCGATCAGCGGCATGGGTCTTGGCGATTCGGTAGCGCTGATAACCGACGGGCGGTTCTCCGGCGGAACGCGAGGGCCGTGCATCGGCCATATCTCACCTGAAGCGATGGAAGGGGGGCCGATCGCCCTAGTAAATGAAGGGGACAGCATTACTATTGATATTCCCGGGCGCTCGATCAGAGTGGATATCACCGATGCCGAGATGGAGAAGAGGCGCAAAGGGTGGAAAAAGCCCGAACCGAAGATAAAGGAGGGGTATATGACCCGTTATGCGAAGATGGTCTCTTCTGCGGCGCAGGGAGCGGTGCTCGACTGA
- a CDS encoding sigma-70 family RNA polymerase sigma factor, translating to MKNKKKREKKSAAETAKSEPEPTTLPAVVRDDRKHSLVTTDPLQSYLAMVRKIPRITEEEEHRLAVRVSKFNDREAALKLVTSYLHLVVGISFEFHTKFQNVLDLIQEGNIGLMRAVQKFDPFKGVRLPTYATYWIKAYMLKYLLDNWRLVRVGTTNMRRKLLYNLEKVTNELKNSGLEADTKQLAAHFKTSEEEVKAVQKTLSTRDVSFDSKLSDDSERTYAEVIGDKNPSVEETLETKEISDMVKVRVAEFAKDLKPSDKAILYDRLMTDEPLTLSEIGEKHGVTREAVRQAEARLKKKLKEYLEEKIPGISNLTFQ from the coding sequence GTGAAAAACAAGAAAAAGAGAGAAAAGAAATCTGCCGCCGAAACGGCAAAGAGTGAACCGGAACCTACGACCCTCCCGGCAGTCGTGCGCGACGACAGGAAACACTCCCTTGTCACCACCGACCCGCTTCAAAGCTACCTGGCGATGGTGAGGAAGATCCCGCGCATTACCGAGGAGGAAGAGCACCGCCTTGCCGTTCGCGTTAGCAAGTTCAACGACCGCGAGGCGGCTCTCAAACTGGTTACATCATACCTTCATCTTGTTGTCGGAATATCTTTCGAGTTCCACACGAAATTCCAGAATGTGCTCGACCTCATACAGGAAGGGAACATAGGGTTGATGCGCGCTGTTCAGAAATTCGACCCCTTCAAAGGGGTGCGCCTCCCCACCTACGCCACATACTGGATAAAGGCGTACATGCTCAAATACCTTCTGGATAACTGGCGTCTCGTGCGCGTAGGCACGACAAATATGCGCAGGAAACTCCTCTACAACCTGGAGAAGGTTACAAACGAGCTGAAAAATTCGGGACTCGAAGCCGATACGAAACAGCTGGCGGCGCATTTCAAGACATCCGAAGAGGAGGTAAAAGCGGTTCAGAAAACCCTCTCGACAAGGGATGTGTCGTTCGATTCAAAACTTTCGGACGACTCCGAACGCACTTACGCAGAGGTAATCGGCGACAAAAACCCGTCTGTCGAAGAAACATTGGAGACCAAAGAGATATCCGACATGGTGAAGGTGCGCGTTGCAGAGTTCGCCAAGGATCTAAAACCTTCAGACAAGGCAATTCTTTACGACAGGCTTATGACCGATGAGCCGCTGACGCTTTCCGAAATTGGCGAAAAGCATGGCGTGACGCGGGAGGCCGTGCGCCAGGCGGAAGCGAGACTGAAAAAAAAGCTGAAGGAGTATCTTGAAGAGAAAATCCCCGGCATAAGCAACCTTACGTTCCAATAA
- a CDS encoding PhzF family phenazine biosynthesis protein: MKTFIVDSFTDTPFKGNPAGVCIVESILTDKKMLEIAQELNLSETAFITAHEGVDRFSIRYFSPKMEIPLCGHATLASAKVVFTTYNLAEVCFQNIQSLNLFVKESEGQIVMDFPVYETVPSNAPAKLLDALGISDLQNVAFNVETGILLLEIADSATLSGLEPDFAALYRSHDSINGVLVTAASGSDGYDFHSRYFWPWSGTNEDPVTGGTHTFLAKYWSQRLGKNKMNTFQSSARTGFMEVELTGDRVFIKGQAVIVFEGQLRE, encoded by the coding sequence ATGAAGACCTTTATAGTTGATTCTTTTACCGACACGCCGTTCAAGGGTAACCCGGCAGGTGTTTGTATTGTTGAGTCTATCCTGACCGATAAAAAAATGCTTGAAATCGCGCAGGAGCTGAATCTTTCTGAAACCGCCTTTATTACCGCTCATGAGGGCGTCGACAGATTTTCCATCAGGTATTTTTCACCGAAAATGGAGATACCGCTCTGCGGTCACGCAACATTAGCTTCCGCCAAGGTTGTTTTTACAACATACAACCTTGCTGAGGTATGCTTCCAAAACATCCAGAGTCTAAATTTATTCGTAAAAGAGTCAGAAGGTCAAATTGTAATGGACTTTCCAGTTTACGAGACGGTACCTTCAAACGCGCCTGCCAAGTTGCTTGACGCATTAGGGATAAGTGATTTACAGAACGTGGCGTTCAATGTAGAAACCGGAATTTTATTGCTGGAAATTGCCGATTCAGCCACGCTATCCGGTTTGGAACCGGATTTTGCCGCTCTCTATCGATCTCATGATTCCATAAACGGAGTGCTGGTTACCGCGGCGTCTGGCAGTGATGGCTATGATTTTCATTCTCGATACTTCTGGCCTTGGAGCGGTACAAATGAGGATCCTGTTACAGGCGGGACACATACGTTTCTCGCAAAATACTGGTCGCAAAGACTTGGGAAAAATAAGATGAATACCTTTCAGTCGTCGGCGCGAACAGGTTTTATGGAAGTAGAGTTGACCGGCGACAGGGTGTTTATCAAAGGTCAGGCTGTCATCGTATTTGAAGGACAATTACGAGAGTAG
- a CDS encoding CDGSH iron-sulfur domain-containing protein, translating into MEEKKGPQRISGKESIAVCQCWQSDNWPYCDGSHHTFATDKEPDLIQLDRNKSYDICRCYKTKNAPFCDGSHKSV; encoded by the coding sequence ATGGAAGAGAAGAAAGGCCCGCAGAGGATCAGCGGAAAAGAGAGTATTGCCGTCTGCCAATGCTGGCAATCGGACAACTGGCCATACTGCGACGGCTCCCACCACACATTCGCCACCGATAAAGAGCCGGATCTCATCCAGCTGGACAGGAATAAGAGCTACGACATCTGCCGTTGCTACAAGACAAAGAACGCGCCGTTCTGCGACGGCTCCCATAAATCAGTATAG